The Candidatus Binataceae bacterium DNA segment GTCCGCGATGTACTCGGCCTGCCGAATCGCCAGAGAGACGATCGTGAGCGTTGGATTTTCGGCGGCGCTGGAGCTGAACTGGCTCCCGTCCGAGATGAACAGGTTGCGGACGTCGTGGGTCTGCCCCCACTTGTTGCATACGCCGTCCGACGGCTTCTCGCTCTGCCGGCAGGTGCCGAGGTTGTGAGTCGATGGATAAGGCGGAACCTCGACGGTCCGCGTAGCCCCGACCGCATCGTACACTGCGGCGCCGCGCTTGTACGCGTAGCTCCGCATTGCGAGGTCGTTCGGATGGTCATCGTAGTGCACGTTCGGGATGGGCAAGCCGAACTTGTCTTTTTCGGTCGCGTGAAGGGTCACCGCGTTGTTCTGCTGTGGCAGGTCTTCACCCACGATCCACATTCCCGCCATGTTCGGATAGCCTTCGAGCAGCTCGGTATACTCCTCGCCCCACGCACCCGGATTCAGGAACGCGGCGGCAAATGGAAGACCCAGCGAGATGGTTTCCAGCTCGAAGCCTCCGGCGAACCCCCGCTTGGTATCAAAGATGGCTTCGTCTTGAATAATTCCCGCCATCACCGTCCCGCGATACATGTGCACCGGCTGTTTGAACACGCCGAAAACCGACCCGGTCGTGTGCCGCATGTAGTTGCGGCCGACCTGTCCCGACGAGTTGGCGAGCCCGCTCGGAAACTTGCTTGAGTGGGAATTGAGCAGCAGGCGCGGCGTCTCTATGGAATTGGCCGCGATGCACACCGCGCGCGCCTTCTGAAATTGATGGTTCCCGTTCTTGTCGGCGTAGAGCACTCCGATCGCGCGGCCTTGATCGTTATGCTGAATCTGCATGACCATCGACTCGGGCCGCAGGTCGAGCTTGCCGGTCTTTTCGGCCGTCGGAATCTCGGTGTACAGCGTCGACCACTTAGCGCCCGATTTGCAACCCTGGAAACAGAACCCGAGCTGCCAGCATGCGGAACGCCCGTCCCGCGGGCGGCTGTTAATGGCCATGCGGCCTGTGTGAACGGTCTTGTATCCGGCGCGGGTCGCGCCGTTGTACATGACCTTGAAGTTGTTGTTGCCCGGCAGACCCGGAATATCGTTGGTGCGCGTCACACCCATCTTGTACTCGGCCTTCGCGTAATACGGCTCGAGCTCCGCGAGGGTGAGCGGCCAGTCGAGCAGGTTCGCGCCGCTTATTCCCGAGTAATGGGACTTGGCCTTGAATTCATGTTCCTGGAGGCGCAGCGAGGCTCCCGCCCAGTGGACGGTCGTCCCGCCCACTGTCTTGCAAATCCACGTCGGGAGGTTGGGGAAGTCTTTCGCGACCCGCCAGTTGCCGGAAGTGGTGCGTTTGTCGAGCCACGCGAGCTGATTGAACGCGAACCACTCCTCGTTGCGAAAGGTCGTCGACGATTGACGGTCGCCCGCTTCCAGCAGGACGACCGGGAGGCCCTTCTGGCAGAGCTCGTTGGCGAGCGTGCCGCCGCCGGCACCCGAGCCGACAACTACGATAACCGAGTCATCATTCGATGCGTAGGTAGCCATCGTTACCCCTCCTCAAGCCGGCTTCGGGCTGGCGGATTCAGGAGGATCGGGCAGCCAGGTCAGGTCGTTGAAGCCCTTGCGAATGTAGCCGCCGAACTTGTAGGCCGGTCCCTGGTAGCCGAGCACCTTCCAGACCGCGGGGTCGCTGTAGAGGCTCTGCAATTCGACGGAGTGGACCTTCTGAAAGAATGGCGTCGCTTCGATTTTCTTGAGCGCGGCGGTCTGCTCCTTTTCGGTCAGATCGACAAAGCGCTTTCCGGCCGCGTCCAGCGTCTCGACGCCTTCCGAAATAAGCTTCGCGACGGTGGAATCGCCCTTGGCAGCCGCATCGATATCGCGCACCACGCTCCAATAGGGACCGTCATCCAGCTGCTTATGGGGAAAGACGCGCCGCGTCATCTTGAGCAGCGTCTCCCCTTGATGCGGCTCGAGCGTCGTAAGCTGCGGTGCGCCCCCGGAGGCAGTGGCGAGACCGACCACGCCAGAGGTGGCGGCCGCCGTACCGACGACCACCAAGGCTCCCGCCTTGAGGAACTCCCGTCTCTTCATGATGATTTCCTCCGTCTCGAAGGACTCACTTACCCCACGCGCGAATCTGCTTCACGATCGCCGCAACTACATCGGGACTATTCACCAGATCCGGGTTTCCCGGCATCGAGGGGCTCAAGCCGACGGCGGGCCCACCCTGTACGATGGCCGTGGCGAGCGTCTTGTCGGTGACCGATTTCTGCCATTTGCGATTGTGAAAGTCTTTCGGGGGCGGAACCAAGGACGGCGCGCCCGGCCCGTGTCCATCGCCGTTCTCGCCGTGACAAATCGCGCACCGATCTGACAGCAAGGCCTTGGCCTCATCGTCCGCGCCGGCGGCCGACACCGATGAAATCGGCGTCATGACCGTCATCAGCGCAAGCGCGCCGACCAGACAAATGAATACGCGAGTCCCACCCACGCGACCCTGATTAGTAGCATAAGTGCCGGGCCGTCAAGTTGAAGAGCGGGCGTCCACGCGGCTGTCTACGCGGCGCCCGCGTAGGATCAATCGCGCCAGCCGCATGAGCTGAAGCAAGCCGTCGAGGCCCGGGGGCGCCTTACGGAGTCCCCCGGGCCCGGTCCTCGATCAAAGGGTTGCCAGGAAATTCGCGAGGTCCTGCTTTTCCTGGTCGGTGAAACCGACGTTGAACCGCTGCTCGTAGAACTCTACCGCATCGCTTAGGGTTGCGGCTGAGCCGTTGTGAAAATAAGGCGCGCGGGCCGCGAGCCCGCGAAGGATTGGCCCTTTGGTCTTACCGATGTCCGCGCAGTTATTGCTGATAAGGGCACGTCCGGGATCGGTGACGTTGAAGGTCTTCCCTAAGAGCGGACTATTCGGATCTGTGCATGTCACAGCGAAGACGGGCAGGCCAGAGACGTCCAGTGGTTGGACCGGGTTGGCATCGGTGATGCCGATGTCGAGCGGCGCCTTCACCGAATGGTCGCCGATATTCGGCGTGTCGTGGCAGGTACCGCAATTGCCGATAAAAGATGGCTGATTAAGGACATCGTTTATGCCAGTTACGCCCGTGATGTTGATTGGCTTCGTGTTGAACACTTCTTCGCCGCGGGCCACGGACTTCCGAAAACTGCTCACCGGGTCGTTGCCAGGCAAATTCGCCCAGTTCGCATAGAGATCGAAAATGTCGCCCGTGAACGGCGTCCCGCACGGGTTAAGCCCGAGCGGGTCGTTGACGCCAATAAAGAACTCGGGGAGCAGCGCGGCCAGAGCGAATGGTCCTCCGCTCTGCGCTACCGAAGTTTCGGTGCATTGCACTGGGTTGGTGCCCGCGATCGGCACGGTCTGGGTCAGCTGCGTTGGCCTCGCCAGCAACAACGTGGCTAGGTTGTCGAAGATCTGCGAGGTGAAAATCCCGCTCTCGAAATTCACGATCTGCGTTTGTTCGGCGGTGGTTGGCCCGGGGTTGTTCCCTTGCGCATGCCCCAAAGTCGCGTCGACCGCCTGATGGGCTAGCGAAGGCTCGCGGCCGTCCCACATTATGGTGCTGAGAAAGCCCAGGTTGGTGGAAGGCAGCGGGCGGCGATACACAGAGACGATTCCCGAGGTTGGACTCGTGAGGCCG contains these protein-coding regions:
- a CDS encoding GMC family oxidoreductase, which encodes MATYASNDDSVIVVVGSGAGGGTLANELCQKGLPVVLLEAGDRQSSTTFRNEEWFAFNQLAWLDKRTTSGNWRVAKDFPNLPTWICKTVGGTTVHWAGASLRLQEHEFKAKSHYSGISGANLLDWPLTLAELEPYYAKAEYKMGVTRTNDIPGLPGNNNFKVMYNGATRAGYKTVHTGRMAINSRPRDGRSACWQLGFCFQGCKSGAKWSTLYTEIPTAEKTGKLDLRPESMVMQIQHNDQGRAIGVLYADKNGNHQFQKARAVCIAANSIETPRLLLNSHSSKFPSGLANSSGQVGRNYMRHTTGSVFGVFKQPVHMYRGTVMAGIIQDEAIFDTKRGFAGGFELETISLGLPFAAAFLNPGAWGEEYTELLEGYPNMAGMWIVGEDLPQQNNAVTLHATEKDKFGLPIPNVHYDDHPNDLAMRSYAYKRGAAVYDAVGATRTVEVPPYPSTHNLGTCRQSEKPSDGVCNKWGQTHDVRNLFISDGSQFSSSAAENPTLTIVSLAIRQAEYIADQCTKRSL
- a CDS encoding gluconate 2-dehydrogenase subunit 3 family protein; translated protein: MKRREFLKAGALVVVGTAAATSGVVGLATASGGAPQLTTLEPHQGETLLKMTRRVFPHKQLDDGPYWSVVRDIDAAAKGDSTVAKLISEGVETLDAAGKRFVDLTEKEQTAALKKIEATPFFQKVHSVELQSLYSDPAVWKVLGYQGPAYKFGGYIRKGFNDLTWLPDPPESASPKPA
- a CDS encoding c-type cytochrome; the protein is MGGTRVFICLVGALALMTVMTPISSVSAAGADDEAKALLSDRCAICHGENGDGHGPGAPSLVPPPKDFHNRKWQKSVTDKTLATAIVQGGPAVGLSPSMPGNPDLVNSPDVVAAIVKQIRAWGK